Below is a window of Hydrogenimonas sp. SS33 DNA.
CACGGCACTTCCACGCCCATCAACGACAAGAACGAAACGGCGGCGCTGAAAGAGCTTTTCGGGGGCAAAGAGAAGTGCCCGCCCGTCAGCTCTACCAAAGGGCAGATCGGCCACTGCCTCGGCGCAGCCGGTTCCATCGAAGCGGTGATCGCGCTGATGGCGATGGAGAGAGGTATCATTCCGCCCACTATCAACTACGAGCATCCCGATGAAAACTGCGACCTCGACTATGTCACCGAAGGGGCAAGGAAAGCGGAGCTGAATGTGGTCATGAGCAACTCCTTCGGCTTCGGCGGCACCAACGGCGTCGTCATCTTCAAAAAGGTCTGATACGTGGCGACCTACCTTCCGTTCGAAGAGAAACTCAAAGAGATCGAAGACGAGATCGCTTCAGCGAAGGTAAGGGGTGATACCGACGCGGTCGCCATTTTGGAAAAAGACCTCGAAAAAGAGCTCTCCAAAGTCTACAAAAACCTCTCAGACTACCAGAAACTCCAGCTTGCGCGCCATCCCGACCGGCCCTATGCGCTGGACTACATCCGCCTGCTGATGCGGGACGCCATCGAGATCCACGGTGACCGCACCTACCGGGACGACCCGGCCATCATTTGCTATCTCGGCTATATCGGCGACGAAAAGTGTGTCGTCATCGGAGAGCAGAAGGGGCGGGGTACGAAAAACAAACTCAAACGCAACTTCGGCATGCCCCATCCGGAGGGGTACCGCAAGGCACTGCGGGTCGCGAAGCTGGCGGAGAAGTTCAACCTCCCCGTCTTGATGCTCATCGATACTCCGGGCGCCTATCCGGGTATCGGGGCAGAAGAGCGGGGACAGAGCGAAGCGATCGCCAGAAACCTGCTGGAGTTGAGCCGGCTCGATACCATTACCGTCTCCATCGTCATCGGAGAAGGCGGCAGCGGCGGGGCACTCGCCATCGGTGTGGCCGACAGACTGGCAATGATGCGCTACTCGGTCTTCAGTGTCATCTCTCCCGAAGGGTGTGCCGCCATCCTCTGGAACGACCCCGCAAAGGTGGAACAGGCGACCAAAGCCCTCAAGATCACACCGGATGAACTGAAGAAGATGGAATTGATCGACGACATCATCGACGAACCCCTCATCGGCGCCCACAGGGACAAAGAGGGTGCCGCGAAAGCGGTGGGGGACTATTTTCTGCAAAGTGTCGCCGAACTGCGGGAAGAGGGGCACGAAGAGCGCATGAAGAAAAGGTATGGGAAGCTGATGAGTTTCGGCGCCTTTGCGGAGCCGAAAGCGTAATACCGGGTAGAAAAAAGAGATAAAAAAAGCCGGGCCGCCCCGAAAACGGGCGCCCGGCTTTTCTCTTTTTATGAAAAAAAAATCAGAGATTGTGCTCTTTTTTGTACTCCATGATCATGCGGTAGGCTTCATCTTTGAGGCGAAGCTTCTCTTTTTTCAGCTTTTCCAGTTCCAGGTCGTCCATATGTTCACGCCCCTCTTCCACATCGGTGACGATTTTGTCAAGTTCGTTGTGTCGCTCGAAAATTTTGGCGAAATGGGCATTTTCCACTTTCAGTTTGCTGATGATGTCGCGGTATTCGTGAAGCATCGTCTCTCCTGTTTCTAATTTTTCTGATTATATTCAAATGTTGCTTATTATGTTCTGTAATCGGCATTGATTTTGACATACTCATACCCCAGGTCGCACCCGTAGGCGGTGAAGGCGCC
It encodes the following:
- a CDS encoding DUF465 domain-containing protein; its protein translation is MLHEYRDIISKLKVENAHFAKIFERHNELDKIVTDVEEGREHMDDLELEKLKKEKLRLKDEAYRMIMEYKKEHNL
- the accA gene encoding acetyl-CoA carboxylase carboxyl transferase subunit alpha, whose product is MATYLPFEEKLKEIEDEIASAKVRGDTDAVAILEKDLEKELSKVYKNLSDYQKLQLARHPDRPYALDYIRLLMRDAIEIHGDRTYRDDPAIICYLGYIGDEKCVVIGEQKGRGTKNKLKRNFGMPHPEGYRKALRVAKLAEKFNLPVLMLIDTPGAYPGIGAEERGQSEAIARNLLELSRLDTITVSIVIGEGGSGGALAIGVADRLAMMRYSVFSVISPEGCAAILWNDPAKVEQATKALKITPDELKKMELIDDIIDEPLIGAHRDKEGAAKAVGDYFLQSVAELREEGHEERMKKRYGKLMSFGAFAEPKA